In the Eptesicus fuscus isolate TK198812 chromosome 12, DD_ASM_mEF_20220401, whole genome shotgun sequence genome, one interval contains:
- the LDLRAD4 gene encoding low-density lipoprotein receptor class A domain-containing protein 4 isoform X2 encodes MSSDHLSNSTQKEAPFKDLFLKKAELEFAQIIIIIVVVTVMVVVIVCLLNHYKVSTRSFINRPSQSRRQEDRLQQEGRLWPSDSSGPQPGGSEIMYAPRSRDRFTAPSFIQRDRFSRFQPTYPYVQHEIDLPPTISLSDGEEPPPYQGPCTLQLRDPEQQMELNRESVRAPPNRTIFDSDLIDISVYNGGPCPPSSNSGISASTCSSNGRMEGPPPTYSEVMGHYPGASFFHHQHSNAHSGGRLPLQHDSSGSTVVPIQGKDRKPGNLV; translated from the exons CGGAGCTGGAGTTCGCccagatcatcatcatcattgtggTGGTTACAGTGATGGTCGTGGTCATCGTCTGCCTGCTGAATCACTACAAAGTGTCCACGCGGTCTTTCATCAACCGTCCGAGTCAGAGCAGGAGGCAAGAGGACCGGCTGCAGCAG GAAGGGCGCCTGTGGCCTTCAGACAGCTCTGGTCCTCAGCCTGGTGGCTCGGAG ATCATGTATGCCCCACGGTCTCGGGACAGGTTTACTGCCCCGTCCTTTATCCAGAGGGACCGGTTCAGCCGCTTTCAGCCCACCTACCCCTACGTGCAGCACGAGATTGACCTTCCCCCCACCATCTCCCTGTCTGACGGGGAGGAGCCGCCTCCTTACCAGGGGCCCTGCACCTTGCAGCTCAGGGACCCCGAACAGCAGATGGAACTCAACCGAGAATCTGTGAGGGCCCCGCCCAACCGGACCATATTCGACAGCGATTTGATAGACATCTCTGTGTACAACGGGGGCCCATGCCCGCCCAGCAGCAATTCGGGCATAAgtgccagcacctgcagcagTAACGGGAGGATGGAGGGGCCACCCCCGACCTACAGCGAGGTGATGGGCCACTACCCAGGAGCCTCCTTCTTCCATCACCAGCACAGCAACGCGCACAGCGGGGGCAGACTGCCTCTTCAGCACGACAGCTCGGGGAGCACTGTGGTGCCCATCCAGGGCAAGGACAGGAAGCCTGGGAATCTCGTCTGA
- the LDLRAD4 gene encoding low-density lipoprotein receptor class A domain-containing protein 4 isoform X3, producing the protein MSSDHLSNSTQKEAPFKDLFLKKAELEFAQIIIIIVVVTVMVVVIVCLLNHYKVSTRSFINRPSQSRRQEDRLQQIMYAPRSRDRFTAPSFIQRDRFSRFQPTYPYVQHEIDLPPTISLSDGEEPPPYQGPCTLQLRDPEQQMELNRESVRAPPNRTIFDSDLIDISVYNGGPCPPSSNSGISASTCSSNGRMEGPPPTYSEVMGHYPGASFFHHQHSNAHSGGRLPLQHDSSGSTVVPIQGKDRKPGNLV; encoded by the exons CGGAGCTGGAGTTCGCccagatcatcatcatcattgtggTGGTTACAGTGATGGTCGTGGTCATCGTCTGCCTGCTGAATCACTACAAAGTGTCCACGCGGTCTTTCATCAACCGTCCGAGTCAGAGCAGGAGGCAAGAGGACCGGCTGCAGCAG ATCATGTATGCCCCACGGTCTCGGGACAGGTTTACTGCCCCGTCCTTTATCCAGAGGGACCGGTTCAGCCGCTTTCAGCCCACCTACCCCTACGTGCAGCACGAGATTGACCTTCCCCCCACCATCTCCCTGTCTGACGGGGAGGAGCCGCCTCCTTACCAGGGGCCCTGCACCTTGCAGCTCAGGGACCCCGAACAGCAGATGGAACTCAACCGAGAATCTGTGAGGGCCCCGCCCAACCGGACCATATTCGACAGCGATTTGATAGACATCTCTGTGTACAACGGGGGCCCATGCCCGCCCAGCAGCAATTCGGGCATAAgtgccagcacctgcagcagTAACGGGAGGATGGAGGGGCCACCCCCGACCTACAGCGAGGTGATGGGCCACTACCCAGGAGCCTCCTTCTTCCATCACCAGCACAGCAACGCGCACAGCGGGGGCAGACTGCCTCTTCAGCACGACAGCTCGGGGAGCACTGTGGTGCCCATCCAGGGCAAGGACAGGAAGCCTGGGAATCTCGTCTGA
- the LDLRAD4 gene encoding low-density lipoprotein receptor class A domain-containing protein 4 isoform X4: MVVVIVCLLNHYKVSTRSFINRPSQSRRQEDRLQQEGRLWPSDSSGPQPGGSEIMYAPRSRDRFTAPSFIQRDRFSRFQPTYPYVQHEIDLPPTISLSDGEEPPPYQGPCTLQLRDPEQQMELNRESVRAPPNRTIFDSDLIDISVYNGGPCPPSSNSGISASTCSSNGRMEGPPPTYSEVMGHYPGASFFHHQHSNAHSGGRLPLQHDSSGSTVVPIQGKDRKPGNLV, translated from the exons ATGGTCGTGGTCATCGTCTGCCTGCTGAATCACTACAAAGTGTCCACGCGGTCTTTCATCAACCGTCCGAGTCAGAGCAGGAGGCAAGAGGACCGGCTGCAGCAG GAAGGGCGCCTGTGGCCTTCAGACAGCTCTGGTCCTCAGCCTGGTGGCTCGGAG ATCATGTATGCCCCACGGTCTCGGGACAGGTTTACTGCCCCGTCCTTTATCCAGAGGGACCGGTTCAGCCGCTTTCAGCCCACCTACCCCTACGTGCAGCACGAGATTGACCTTCCCCCCACCATCTCCCTGTCTGACGGGGAGGAGCCGCCTCCTTACCAGGGGCCCTGCACCTTGCAGCTCAGGGACCCCGAACAGCAGATGGAACTCAACCGAGAATCTGTGAGGGCCCCGCCCAACCGGACCATATTCGACAGCGATTTGATAGACATCTCTGTGTACAACGGGGGCCCATGCCCGCCCAGCAGCAATTCGGGCATAAgtgccagcacctgcagcagTAACGGGAGGATGGAGGGGCCACCCCCGACCTACAGCGAGGTGATGGGCCACTACCCAGGAGCCTCCTTCTTCCATCACCAGCACAGCAACGCGCACAGCGGGGGCAGACTGCCTCTTCAGCACGACAGCTCGGGGAGCACTGTGGTGCCCATCCAGGGCAAGGACAGGAAGCCTGGGAATCTCGTCTGA